One window from the genome of Salisaeta longa DSM 21114 encodes:
- a CDS encoding DUF5686 and carboxypeptidase-like regulatory domain-containing protein → MIANLRLGLVGWCLCGLMMGVLGRPTQAQVLTGRITDARTGAPLTAATVQVQDTYTGTITNAEGRFELRVDSLPVTLVVQHIGYKTLARRVTTPGPHALTLQPTRVALPELTVTGPNFAENIMRKVIRQKRSWWPRLETYAVEAYNRFTIRNDTGIVSIIETQTRAFWKQGEGFREVMRARRQTANLAIDGAVPAALFVANLYADNITLGGHRLVGVTHPDAVDRYRFRIDSVRVRDGQRVYDLRVTPASGLMSGFRGTISVLDSTYAMIAADLRPSAAFRFPPPLQAFDVRMQQQFDAFGGPFWLPVDFRASMRIKVGLSALLDVPPVRVRQVSRLSEYRVNGPVPDSLFAQPQRAVATRAPRAAAIDSMRADTLRMGAVPLSRAEQRAYTQIDSSDTLEDAFQPTGPLARILEIRNEVARVSAVDTAASGPVNLGFEPSLWYNRVEGGHLGGRATMEAGPVQVAAGGAYNTSRTGPTRWTYEGRASLDVGATTQVGGTYRYGIDPRFPSDPYGRFITSISALLGESDYYDYLGNERWRATVTQQLSPWNAELRARYNHERHFPVARTTSYDLLGVDEPFPPNPPVARGVLQSVDLRARWASEDNVPLGFGGQKRVKVLVEHAPAAWNPARFSFTRVRGSVTWRFETFFPRRFLSNTLDVRFSGGTFRGTLPLARFGIVEGGIDGFTPFGTLRTLDGQPYQGEQHAAFFWEHNFRTVPFELLGWRAPAAANYNVILYGAHARSWVGTERLQNLRARGITLPVPNGWHHEIGVSLSGLFDLLRIDATWRLDQPAFSLGVGAARLL, encoded by the coding sequence ATGATTGCAAATCTACGGCTTGGCCTTGTCGGGTGGTGCTTGTGCGGGTTGATGATGGGCGTGCTGGGGCGTCCGACGCAGGCGCAGGTGCTCACCGGCCGCATCACCGATGCACGCACGGGCGCGCCGCTGACGGCGGCTACGGTGCAGGTGCAAGATACCTACACAGGTACCATCACCAACGCCGAGGGCCGCTTTGAACTGCGCGTCGATTCGCTTCCGGTAACGCTGGTCGTACAGCACATCGGCTACAAGACGCTGGCGCGCCGCGTGACCACGCCGGGTCCGCATGCGCTGACCCTGCAACCGACCCGCGTGGCCTTGCCCGAGCTGACGGTGACCGGGCCGAATTTCGCCGAAAACATTATGCGCAAGGTCATCCGGCAGAAGCGCTCGTGGTGGCCGCGCCTCGAAACGTACGCCGTGGAGGCGTACAACCGCTTTACCATTCGCAACGACACGGGCATCGTATCGATCATTGAAACCCAGACGCGGGCATTTTGGAAGCAGGGGGAAGGCTTCCGCGAGGTGATGCGCGCGCGGCGGCAGACCGCCAACCTAGCCATTGACGGCGCCGTCCCCGCGGCCCTCTTCGTCGCCAACCTCTACGCCGATAACATCACGTTGGGTGGCCACCGGCTGGTGGGCGTCACGCATCCCGACGCGGTCGACCGGTATCGCTTTCGCATCGACAGCGTCCGCGTGCGCGACGGGCAACGCGTGTACGACCTGCGCGTCACGCCAGCCTCCGGCCTGATGAGCGGCTTTCGGGGCACCATCTCGGTGCTCGACTCTACCTACGCCATGATTGCGGCCGACCTGCGGCCCAGCGCGGCGTTTCGGTTTCCGCCGCCGCTGCAGGCCTTCGATGTGCGCATGCAGCAGCAGTTCGACGCATTCGGTGGGCCGTTTTGGCTGCCGGTCGATTTTCGGGCGTCGATGCGCATCAAGGTGGGGCTGAGCGCGCTCCTCGACGTGCCGCCGGTGCGTGTGCGCCAGGTGTCGCGCCTCTCGGAGTACCGCGTGAACGGGCCCGTCCCCGACTCGCTGTTCGCGCAGCCCCAGCGGGCCGTGGCCACGCGGGCGCCGCGGGCGGCCGCCATCGACTCGATGCGGGCCGATACGCTTCGCATGGGGGCGGTGCCCCTCTCGCGGGCCGAGCAGCGCGCCTACACGCAGATCGACAGCAGCGACACGCTCGAAGATGCCTTCCAGCCGACGGGGCCGCTGGCGCGGATCCTTGAAATCCGTAACGAGGTGGCGCGGGTCAGCGCCGTCGACACCGCTGCGTCGGGGCCGGTGAATCTCGGGTTTGAACCGTCGCTCTGGTACAACCGCGTGGAGGGCGGGCACCTGGGCGGGCGCGCGACGATGGAGGCGGGGCCGGTGCAGGTGGCCGCGGGCGGCGCGTACAACACCAGCCGTACCGGCCCCACACGATGGACCTACGAGGGCCGCGCGTCTCTCGACGTGGGCGCCACGACGCAGGTGGGCGGCACGTACCGCTACGGCATCGACCCGCGCTTTCCCTCGGACCCCTACGGCCGCTTCATCACAAGCATCAGCGCGCTGCTGGGCGAATCCGATTACTACGACTACCTCGGCAACGAGCGCTGGCGGGCGACGGTGACGCAGCAGCTGTCGCCGTGGAATGCGGAGCTGCGCGCCCGCTACAACCACGAGCGCCACTTTCCGGTGGCGCGCACCACAAGCTACGACCTGCTGGGCGTCGACGAGCCGTTTCCGCCCAACCCGCCCGTGGCCCGCGGGGTGCTACAGTCGGTGGATCTGAGGGCGCGTTGGGCCTCCGAAGACAACGTGCCGCTGGGCTTTGGCGGGCAGAAACGGGTGAAGGTGCTCGTGGAGCACGCACCGGCCGCGTGGAATCCGGCACGCTTCTCGTTCACCCGCGTGCGCGGGTCGGTCACGTGGCGCTTCGAGACGTTCTTCCCGCGCCGCTTCCTCAGCAACACGCTCGACGTGCGCTTTAGCGGCGGTACCTTCCGCGGCACGCTCCCGCTGGCCCGTTTTGGCATCGTGGAGGGCGGCATCGACGGCTTTACGCCGTTTGGCACGCTGCGCACGCTCGACGGGCAGCCCTACCAGGGCGAGCAGCACGCGGCGTTTTTCTGGGAGCACAACTTTCGCACCGTGCCGTTCGAGCTGTTGGGCTGGCGGGCGCCGGCCGCGGCCAACTACAACGTCATTCTGTACGGCGCGCACGCCCGGTCGTGGGTGGGCACCGAGCGGCTGCAGAACCTGCGGGCCCGCGGCATCACGCTCCCGGTGCCCAACGGCTGGCATCACGAAATCGGCGTATCGCTCAGCGGACTCTTCGATCTGCTGCGCATCGACGCGACCTGGCGCCTTGATCAACCGGCGTTCTCCCTTGGCGTTGGAGCGGCGCGCCTCCTTTGA